The Microbacterium natoriense genomic interval CGCAGGACGAGCTCGTCGAGGCGCTGGCGGACCCTGAGGGCGCCACCGCGTACGCGGAGCGGTACGAGGCGTGGAGAGCGCAGTTCAACCGCCGTGACGACGGTCGTTCCGCCGAACGCGTGGTCGCGCGCATCCTCGATCAGGGCTACGTGGCGCGCTGAGCGCTAGGGCAGGGGGGTGTTGCGTGTGCCCAGGCGCGAGGCGTCGACGGTATCGCGTGCGCCGCTGAGCACTCCGCCGATGAATCCGATGCCCCACGACAGATGCATCGTGGGCAGCACGGCCAACGTCCACAGCCGCTGGCGGATGCTGCCACCGCCGGGGGCGAGTGCGACGGCGACATCGAGCAGCGCGTAGGCGGCGACCGGCAGGTACACGGCCGAGGCCACGAGCGACGCAATGCCATCGAGCATCCCCGTCAGCTGCAGGATGCCGACCACGATCGCGAGACCGAGCAGCAGCACCAGGACGGGCGGAGCGAAATAGCGGATGCCGTTGCGCCGTCCGTATCGGCGGACGAGCTCGCCGCGCCAGGCGCCCGTAGCGCGGAACTGCCGCGCCAGGCGCAGCCAGCTCTCGCGGGGCCAATAGGTCACAGAGAGCCGGGGATCGAACCATACGCGATGACCGGCCCGGCGGATGCGGAGGTTCAACTCCCAGTCCTCGCCGCGCCGGATCGTCTCGTCGAACAGACCCACCTCGTCGAGCACGTCGCGGCGCATCACGCCGAGGTAGGCCGACTCGGCCTCGCCCTCGGTCGCGCCGCCGTGGTAGGCGCCGCCGCCGAGTCCGATGGGGGAGTTGTACAGCCGTGCGACGGCCTTCTGGAAGGGCGTTCGACCTTCGGCACGCATGACGCCGCCGACATTGGCCGAGCCCGTGCGCTCCAGCGTCTCCAGAGCGCGAGCGGCATAGCCGGACGAGAGCTCGGAATGAGCGTCGACACGGATGACGGTGGAGTAGCGGCTGGCGCGGATCGCCCGGTTGAGCCCGACCGGGATGTGGGCGGCGGGATTGTCGACCAGGCGGATGCGGTCATCGTCTGCGGCGAGGCGCTGCGCGAGCTCGGTGGTGCCGTCGGTCGACGGCCCGAGTGCGAGCACGAGCTCGGCCGGAACCTCAAGCTGCTGCCGCAGGACCGACGCCACGGCGTGCTCGAGATACGCGCGCTCGTTGAGCACGGGCATGACGAAGGACACCCCGTCGAGGGGTGCGGTGGATCCGTGGTCAGACACACGTCGATCATGTCACGCCGCCTGGGCCGTTCGCTGACCGGCGATACTCCGGCTAACGGAAGTATCTCGTTTGGCCGCTGAGGCCGCCGCAGCACCGCCGTCGGGATACCGAATGGATAACCTGGACGGATGGGTGCAGTCCGCGACGCGAAGAAGGCCTACCGCCTGCTGAAGAAGGCGCTCAGATCGCGCAGCGCCGTGCAGCGGGTTCGCCGTCGCCTGGGCGATGGTGAACAGCATCCCCTCGAGCACTACAAGATCGCGGTGTACTTCGCCGACGGCGCCGTGAACATGTATCAGATGCGCCAGTGGTACCGACCGCTCGCAGAGCTCGCGAAGAAGTGGCCGGTGGTCGTGCTGTCGCGTAGCGCGACCGGAGCGGAGAAGCTGCTCGACGAGGACGCCCCGCCCGTCGCCTTCGTCCCCACCGTGCGCGACCTCGAACAGTTCATCGCCACGCAGGACATCCGCATCGTGCTGTATGTGAACCAGAACACCCGGAACTTCCAGATGTTCCGTTATGGCCGCCGCTGGCACGTGTTCATCAATCACGGCGAGTCCGACAAGATGTACATGACCACGAACCAGTACAAGGCGTACGACTACTCCTTCATCGCGGGTCAGGCTGCGCGCGACCGGCTCACGCGCACGCTCTGGGACTTCGACGTGAACCGTCGCACCTTCGAGATCGGCCGTCCGCAGGCCGATCACTACTCGGGCGCGCTCCCGTACACTCCCGACGAGCGCACCGTGGTGCTCTACGCCCCGACGTGGGAAGGGGATCGTCCGAGCGCGTACTACGGATCGATCGCGACGCACGGCGAAGCTCTCGTGAACGCGCTCCTCGCCACCGGGCGTCATCGGGTCATCTACCGCCCGCATCCTCGCAGCGGCGTCGTCGATCACGAGTACGGGGCGGCTCATCGCCGCATCATCGCGGCGATCTCGGCGGCCAACTCGGCCGACGCAGGAGCGCAGCACGTCTACGACGACGGGCCGGAGCTCGGCTGGCAGCTCGCCGCGGCCGATGTCGCAGTGGTCGACATCTCGGCGATGGTGTACGACCGGCTCGCGGTCGGGAAGCCGCTCATGATCACGCGTCCGGTCGACGACCGCGCAAGCGTCGACACGAACGGCTATCTGTCGGACTGCGAGTGGCTCACCGCCGAGTCCGCGCACGACATCGTCGCCGAGGTCGAGCGTGTTCATGCCGACGAGGCCGCGATCGCGCGCCTGCGCATGTGGGTGCAGCACTACTTCGGCGACACCACCCCCGGGGTCGCGACCGCGAAGTTCCACGCCGCCGTCGAGCAGCTCATGCAGAAGTGGGACGCCTGGCAGGCTCACGAGATGGGCGCCGTGCGTCCTGATGAGGACGACGACGACGAAGAGGCCGACGAGGACGACTGAGACCATGCACCTGCCGCTCGCCGCTGCGATCACTTCGCGCATGGACTACCTGCCTGAGGCGGGCTCGACGAACGCGGAACTGCGATCGCGCGTGGCTGATGTCCATGAATGGCCGCACCTCTCCGTCGTCGTGACCGATAACCAGACCGCGGGCCGTGGGCGTCTCGATCGCACCTGGGTGGCGCCTGCGGGTACTGCGCTCGCGATCTCCGTACTGCTTCGAGAGCTGCCTGCTCCCGACCTGCGCGGGTGGATCCCGCTCGCCGCGGGCGTCGCGATGGCGGATGCCGTCGCCGCACAGCTCCCCGAACACGATGTGTCGGTGAAATGGCCCAACGACGTGCTGGTCGACGGGCGAAAGATCTGCGGCATCCTCGCCGAGGCGGCGGCGGACGCCGTGATCGTCGGAACCGGCGTGAACACGGCGATGCCGGCATCCGCTCTTCCTGTCTCGACGGCCACCTCGTTCGCCGTGCTCGGCGGTGAGGCTGACGCGGACCGCCTGATCGCGGACTACCTTCGCGAGCTCGACGGGCTGCTTCGGGCACTCGCGGCATCGGGCGACGCCGTCTCGAGCGGTCTGCACGCCGCCGTGACGGCCCGGTGCAGCACGCTGGGACTCGCCGTGCGTGTGTCGCTCCCGGGGGAGCGGATGCTCGAGGGCGTCGCGCGTGCGCTCGACGCCGACGGACGCCTCCTGGTCGACGAGAACGGCATCGCGTACCCGGTCTCCGCGGGCGATGTCGTGCACGTCAGGCCCGCGGCGGTCTGACACGCCCGGATTTCAGGGCCGGTTGAGCGCGGAGACGTGCACAATGGAGGGGTGACTCAGCCCGTGACGCTCGGCGGTCGGCCGACGATGCCGCCGCCCGGTGCGCCCGCGGAGGAGTTGCTGATCGCGAAGTTCCGCGGTCACGCCCGTCGCCTGTTCTGGTCGGCAGTGGTGCTGATCGCCGTGTTCGGGGCCACCGCGTACCTGTACGACAACCTTCCGGGTCCCTTCGAGAACTGGATGCTGCTGTCGGCAGCCGGCGCGGCAGTTCTGCTGCTCGTCGTCGTGCCGTACATCGTCTGGTATTCACGCACCACGACGGTGACGACGCGTCGGATCATCGTGAAGCAGGGGATCGGGTCGCGCAGCCGGCGCGAGATGTCGCACGCCCGCGGCTACACGATCGGCGTGCGACGGGGCATCCTGCAGCGCATGTGGGGCGTGGGGACGATCACGCTGACCAACGGGGTCGATGCGCCGCTGCGGCTCG includes:
- a CDS encoding biotin--[acetyl-CoA-carboxylase] ligase encodes the protein MHLPLAAAITSRMDYLPEAGSTNAELRSRVADVHEWPHLSVVVTDNQTAGRGRLDRTWVAPAGTALAISVLLRELPAPDLRGWIPLAAGVAMADAVAAQLPEHDVSVKWPNDVLVDGRKICGILAEAAADAVIVGTGVNTAMPASALPVSTATSFAVLGGEADADRLIADYLRELDGLLRALAASGDAVSSGLHAAVTARCSTLGLAVRVSLPGERMLEGVARALDADGRLLVDENGIAYPVSAGDVVHVRPAAV
- a CDS encoding CDP-glycerol glycerophosphotransferase family protein; protein product: MGAVRDAKKAYRLLKKALRSRSAVQRVRRRLGDGEQHPLEHYKIAVYFADGAVNMYQMRQWYRPLAELAKKWPVVVLSRSATGAEKLLDEDAPPVAFVPTVRDLEQFIATQDIRIVLYVNQNTRNFQMFRYGRRWHVFINHGESDKMYMTTNQYKAYDYSFIAGQAARDRLTRTLWDFDVNRRTFEIGRPQADHYSGALPYTPDERTVVLYAPTWEGDRPSAYYGSIATHGEALVNALLATGRHRVIYRPHPRSGVVDHEYGAAHRRIIAAISAANSADAGAQHVYDDGPELGWQLAAADVAVVDISAMVYDRLAVGKPLMITRPVDDRASVDTNGYLSDCEWLTAESAHDIVAEVERVHADEAAIARLRMWVQHYFGDTTPGVATAKFHAAVEQLMQKWDAWQAHEMGAVRPDEDDDDEEADEDD
- a CDS encoding PH domain-containing protein, producing MTQPVTLGGRPTMPPPGAPAEELLIAKFRGHARRLFWSAVVLIAVFGATAYLYDNLPGPFENWMLLSAAGAAVLLLVVVPYIVWYSRTTTVTTRRIIVKQGIGSRSRREMSHARGYTIGVRRGILQRMWGVGTITLTNGVDAPLRLANVPNVILVHETLADQIEVSQILAHRDAQAGTDSF
- a CDS encoding glycosyltransferase family 2 protein is translated as MPVLNERAYLEHAVASVLRQQLEVPAELVLALGPSTDGTTELAQRLAADDDRIRLVDNPAAHIPVGLNRAIRASRYSTVIRVDAHSELSSGYAARALETLERTGSANVGGVMRAEGRTPFQKAVARLYNSPIGLGGGAYHGGATEGEAESAYLGVMRRDVLDEVGLFDETIRRGEDWELNLRIRRAGHRVWFDPRLSVTYWPRESWLRLARQFRATGAWRGELVRRYGRRNGIRYFAPPVLVLLLGLAIVVGILQLTGMLDGIASLVASAVYLPVAAYALLDVAVALAPGGGSIRQRLWTLAVLPTMHLSWGIGFIGGVLSGARDTVDASRLGTRNTPLP